A region from the Achromobacter seleniivolatilans genome encodes:
- a CDS encoding site-2 protease family protein — MNDIIQTIAVYAIPVIFAITLHEAAHGYVARMFGDPTAYEAGRISLNPARHIDPVGTLLVPIAILLASKLLGSPGMLFGWAKPVPVDFGRLRRPKKDMLWVALAGPAANLLMAILWAFSLRLLLESGMQESFWFEMGMAGVNINLVLMALNLLPILPLDGGRILFSLLPNRLAWQYSKIEPYGLVIVIVLLVTDVLWLLMRPVLSLGTTIVQWFL, encoded by the coding sequence ATGAACGACATCATCCAAACCATTGCGGTCTACGCGATACCGGTTATCTTCGCCATCACCTTGCACGAGGCCGCTCACGGCTATGTGGCCAGGATGTTCGGCGACCCGACGGCTTATGAAGCGGGCCGCATCAGCCTGAACCCGGCGCGTCATATCGACCCCGTCGGCACGCTGCTGGTGCCCATTGCCATCTTGCTGGCATCCAAACTGCTGGGCAGTCCCGGCATGCTGTTTGGCTGGGCGAAACCCGTTCCCGTCGATTTCGGCCGTTTACGCCGTCCCAAAAAAGACATGCTGTGGGTGGCGCTGGCTGGTCCCGCCGCCAACCTGCTGATGGCGATTCTTTGGGCGTTTTCGCTGCGCCTGCTGCTGGAATCCGGTATGCAGGAATCGTTCTGGTTCGAAATGGGCATGGCGGGTGTGAACATCAACCTGGTGTTGATGGCGCTCAATTTGTTGCCGATTTTGCCCTTGGATGGGGGACGCATCCTATTTAGTCTGCTGCCTAACCGTTTGGCCTGGCAATACTCAAAAATTGAGCCCTATGGCCTGGTGATTGTCATTGTCCTGCTGGTCACCGACGTGCTCTGGCTTTTGATGCGGCCAGTGCTTAGTCTTGGAACGACAATCGTTCAGTGGTTTCTGTAG
- a CDS encoding L-threonylcarbamoyladenylate synthase has product MALYFSIHPANPQPRLLKQAAQWLNDGGLVAVPTDSSYAVVARLDDKDAADGLRRLRGLDERHHLTLLCRDLAEIGHFARVDNKQYRLLKAATPGPWTFILEATKEVPRRVSHPSRKTIGIRVPDHAVMLGLLEQVGAPLLSTTLIPKDETDALNDAEDIRERYDHELAAIIDAGACPQSPTTVIDLTSDEPVVVRIGRGDPATLGLG; this is encoded by the coding sequence ATGGCTCTGTATTTCTCTATTCATCCTGCGAATCCTCAACCTCGCCTGCTCAAGCAGGCAGCCCAATGGCTGAACGATGGGGGCCTTGTGGCCGTACCCACCGATTCCAGTTATGCCGTTGTCGCGCGGCTGGACGATAAGGACGCCGCTGACGGCTTGCGCCGGCTACGCGGTCTGGACGAAAGACATCATTTGACGCTGCTGTGCCGTGACCTGGCTGAAATCGGCCACTTTGCGCGGGTGGACAACAAACAATACCGCTTATTGAAGGCCGCCACACCGGGTCCCTGGACTTTCATTCTGGAAGCCACCAAGGAAGTGCCGCGGCGTGTGTCGCACCCTTCACGCAAGACCATCGGCATCCGCGTGCCAGACCACGCCGTCATGTTGGGCTTGCTTGAGCAGGTGGGGGCGCCTTTGCTCTCTACCACGCTCATTCCCAAAGACGAAACCGACGCGTTGAACGACGCCGAAGACATCCGCGAGCGTTACGACCACGAGCTGGCGGCCATCATCGATGCGGGCGCCTGCCCGCAATCGCCGACCACCGTGATCGACCTTACCAGCGACGAGCCGGTGGTGGTTCGCATTGGCCGCGGTGACCCCGCTACGCTTGGTCTTGGCTGA
- the bamC gene encoding outer membrane protein assembly factor BamC encodes MNKRHAGLSALMSLVLLAGCSEVNQFLGNEESVNYKSAVTQRGEPLSIPPDLTQANSDPRYRAPASGSTTYSQFQQQGQVQASSPKASNVLPGRQDMRVERDGDLRWLVIDRAPEDVFPRLVDFWTENGFTVASNNPSAGLIETDWAENRAKIPESWLRQALGAVLESAWDSGEREKFRTRVERVNGHTEVYVSHRQMLEKRVGGDGSQVQWQNGKEDPGLNAAMLARMMVYLGTDVDNARKLVQQAEAAPQKPAVQEDVRSQGTSLLVAESFDRAWRRVGVALDGGGFAVDDRDRSAGDYFVRYVDTDTGEKNEQPGFFSRMFSGDKKAEAPQYRIHLVATGEQTTVTVLDANGARDNSATAQRLLSVLKDKM; translated from the coding sequence ATGAACAAGCGTCATGCCGGTTTGTCGGCATTGATGTCTCTGGTGTTGTTGGCCGGCTGCAGCGAGGTCAACCAATTCCTGGGCAATGAAGAATCCGTCAACTACAAGAGCGCCGTCACCCAGCGTGGAGAGCCTCTGAGCATCCCGCCGGATCTGACTCAGGCCAACAGCGATCCGCGCTACCGCGCGCCCGCTTCCGGCTCGACGACGTACTCGCAGTTCCAGCAGCAAGGTCAGGTCCAGGCCAGCAGCCCGAAGGCCAGCAATGTGCTGCCGGGCCGCCAGGATATGCGGGTCGAGCGTGACGGCGATTTGCGCTGGCTGGTCATCGACCGCGCACCCGAAGATGTGTTCCCGCGTTTGGTCGATTTCTGGACCGAAAACGGTTTCACCGTGGCAAGCAACAACCCCAGCGCGGGTCTGATCGAAACCGACTGGGCGGAAAACCGCGCCAAGATCCCGGAAAGCTGGCTGCGCCAAGCGTTGGGCGCGGTGCTGGAATCGGCCTGGGATAGCGGTGAACGCGAGAAATTCCGCACCCGCGTCGAACGCGTCAACGGTCACACCGAAGTCTATGTCAGCCATCGCCAGATGCTGGAAAAGCGCGTCGGTGGTGATGGCTCGCAAGTGCAATGGCAAAACGGCAAGGAAGATCCGGGCCTGAACGCCGCCATGCTTGCTCGCATGATGGTCTACCTCGGTACCGACGTCGACAACGCCCGCAAGCTGGTGCAGCAGGCAGAAGCCGCGCCGCAAAAGCCTGCCGTCCAGGAAGACGTCCGCTCGCAAGGCACGTCGCTGCTGGTTGCTGAGTCGTTCGACCGCGCATGGCGCCGTGTTGGCGTGGCGTTGGATGGCGGCGGTTTCGCAGTAGATGACCGCGACCGTTCGGCCGGAGACTACTTCGTGCGCTATGTTGATACCGACACGGGTGAGAAGAACGAGCAACCGGGCTTCTTCAGCCGCATGTTCTCGGGCGACAAGAAGGCCGAAGCGCCGCAATACCGCATCCACCTGGTCGCAACTGGCGAACAGACAACGGTGACGGTGCTGGACGCCAACGGCGCCCGCGACAACAGCGCTACCGCCCAACGTCTGTTGAGCGTCTTGAAAGACAAGATGTAA
- a CDS encoding endopeptidase gives MMSKTLIIASVLAIGLSACNKKEDAPAPATNPAPGASTPAAPSSTPPATSPAPAPTPNTTPGGGSNTPGGSTTPAS, from the coding sequence ATGATGAGCAAAACCTTAATTATTGCGTCTGTGCTGGCCATCGGGCTCAGCGCTTGCAACAAGAAGGAAGATGCCCCGGCGCCCGCGACCAACCCCGCCCCGGGCGCAAGCACTCCCGCTGCCCCGTCCAGCACGCCCCCGGCCACCTCGCCGGCTCCGGCTCCCACACCCAATACCACGCCGGGTGGCGGATCGAATACCCCGGGCGGCTCGACCACGCCCGCGTCTTAA
- the ypfJ gene encoding KPN_02809 family neutral zinc metallopeptidase — MRLDDSRESDNVEDRRASGPRIGGRGTIGIGTIVLALVAMYFGVDPSVILQMAEGPPATQQQAPATRPPVDDPQARFVAKVLGETEDTWSAIFQKDLNRQYVAPKLVLFRGATPTACGTGQSAMGPFYCPGDSKVYIDLTFFDELQNRFKAPGDFAQAYVIAHEVGHHVQHLLGISDQVDQLRRRNPAQANALSVRVELQADCFAGLWAQRANAARNILEGGDVEEALAAATAIGDDRLQKQSQGYVVPDAFTHGSSAQRVRWFKRGLESGNIKQCDTFSATSL; from the coding sequence ATGCGCCTCGATGACTCGCGCGAAAGCGACAATGTGGAAGACCGCCGTGCCAGTGGCCCACGTATCGGCGGACGTGGCACCATCGGTATCGGTACGATAGTACTTGCCCTGGTGGCCATGTACTTCGGCGTGGACCCCAGCGTGATTCTGCAAATGGCCGAAGGCCCGCCCGCCACGCAACAGCAGGCGCCTGCCACGCGCCCGCCCGTTGACGATCCTCAAGCCCGTTTCGTGGCCAAGGTGCTGGGCGAAACCGAAGACACCTGGAGCGCCATTTTTCAGAAAGATCTGAATCGCCAATATGTCGCGCCCAAGCTTGTGCTGTTCCGTGGCGCGACCCCCACGGCTTGCGGTACGGGGCAATCGGCGATGGGCCCCTTCTACTGCCCGGGCGACAGCAAGGTCTATATCGACTTGACGTTTTTCGACGAATTGCAGAACCGCTTCAAGGCGCCGGGCGACTTCGCCCAGGCCTACGTGATCGCGCATGAAGTCGGCCACCATGTGCAGCACCTGCTCGGCATCTCTGATCAGGTCGATCAGTTGCGCCGCCGCAATCCTGCCCAGGCCAATGCGCTGTCGGTGCGCGTGGAATTACAGGCCGACTGCTTTGCCGGACTGTGGGCGCAACGCGCCAATGCTGCGCGCAATATTCTGGAAGGCGGTGACGTTGAAGAAGCGCTGGCGGCGGCCACCGCCATTGGCGACGATCGTCTGCAAAAGCAAAGCCAGGGGTATGTGGTGCCCGATGCGTTTACGCATGGTTCTTCGGCGCAGCGAGTGCGCTGGTTCAAGCGCGGGCTGGAAAGCGGCAACATCAAACAATGCGATACGTTCTCAGCCACATCGTTGTAG
- a CDS encoding DUF1828 domain-containing protein, producing the protein MSNFLEASGWTVLPAGEHAIRAISPMTLGLDGQHAAFFIAHPDDASFYLTDACETTMHASSYGIDVAAKRIDMLNETPGVSLAHFDRDGAIVASGPNEQLQEALWDAVKLAMALSFQCAKWMPKFSQLRFRAQVGRALAEGVGVNRMVKGARAKGSSGHMADFAFGVRAAGSTALTYIEPIALKAGKKMDWTQVYQTHGKMSDVKMADARNSRMVILEDGASAEEFKKAVTILEQSATVQTLAKTRDWREVFAG; encoded by the coding sequence ATGAGCAACTTTCTGGAAGCCTCCGGCTGGACCGTTCTGCCGGCCGGTGAACACGCCATCCGCGCCATATCGCCCATGACGCTTGGGCTGGACGGGCAGCACGCCGCCTTCTTCATTGCGCATCCCGATGACGCATCGTTTTACTTGACGGACGCCTGTGAGACCACGATGCACGCGTCCAGCTACGGTATTGACGTGGCGGCCAAGCGCATCGACATGCTGAACGAAACGCCCGGCGTCAGCCTGGCGCACTTTGACCGCGACGGCGCCATCGTTGCGTCCGGCCCGAACGAGCAATTGCAGGAAGCCCTGTGGGATGCAGTCAAGCTGGCAATGGCCCTGTCATTCCAGTGCGCCAAATGGATGCCCAAATTCAGCCAGCTGCGATTCCGCGCTCAGGTGGGCCGCGCGCTGGCCGAAGGCGTGGGCGTTAACCGCATGGTCAAGGGCGCGCGCGCCAAAGGCAGCAGCGGCCACATGGCGGACTTCGCATTCGGAGTCCGAGCCGCAGGCAGCACCGCACTGACCTACATCGAGCCGATTGCGCTGAAAGCCGGCAAGAAGATGGACTGGACGCAGGTTTATCAAACCCACGGCAAGATGTCTGACGTCAAGATGGCAGACGCCCGCAACTCTCGCATGGTTATTTTGGAGGACGGCGCATCCGCCGAGGAATTCAAGAAGGCCGTGACCATTCTTGAGCAGTCGGCAACGGTGCAGACGCTGGCCAAGACCCGCGATTGGCGCGAGGTCTTTGCCGGCTAG
- the dapA gene encoding 4-hydroxy-tetrahydrodipicolinate synthase, producing MASPATAAGVNFQGSLVALVTPMQPDGSLDYAAYRSLIDWHIQEGTDALVVVGTTGESPTVSMEEHAELIRVAVEHAAGRIPVIAGVGANSTDEAIHLTRHAKAVGAQAGLSVVPYYNKPSQEGLYRHFRTIAEAVDLPTILYNVPGRTVADMSNETVLRLAQVPGIIGIKDATGDIARGGLLLREAPASFQVFSGDDPTAAALILLGARGNISVTANVAPKLMHELCAAALAGNVPKVRELNAYLARLNKALFVEANPIPVKWALAEMGHSALGYRLPLVELATQNHEIVRRALQETGLL from the coding sequence ATGGCATCCCCTGCAACCGCCGCAGGCGTTAATTTCCAGGGCAGCTTGGTGGCCCTGGTCACTCCCATGCAGCCTGATGGCAGCCTGGACTACGCTGCCTACCGGTCGTTGATCGACTGGCATATCCAGGAAGGAACCGACGCACTTGTGGTGGTGGGTACCACCGGGGAGTCGCCTACGGTCTCCATGGAAGAGCATGCGGAGCTGATCCGCGTTGCTGTAGAGCATGCCGCAGGCCGCATTCCGGTCATCGCAGGCGTGGGCGCCAACTCCACCGACGAAGCCATTCACCTTACACGCCACGCAAAAGCGGTCGGCGCGCAGGCTGGCCTGTCGGTCGTCCCTTATTACAACAAGCCCTCGCAAGAGGGTTTGTATCGTCACTTCCGCACTATCGCGGAAGCCGTCGATCTGCCCACGATCCTGTACAACGTGCCGGGCCGCACCGTTGCCGACATGAGCAACGAAACGGTTCTGCGCTTGGCTCAGGTGCCGGGCATCATCGGCATCAAGGACGCCACGGGCGACATCGCCCGCGGTGGCCTGCTGCTGCGCGAAGCGCCAGCCAGCTTCCAGGTTTTCAGCGGCGATGACCCCACCGCCGCTGCCCTGATTCTGCTGGGCGCGCGTGGCAATATTTCCGTTACCGCCAACGTGGCGCCCAAGCTCATGCATGAGCTCTGCGCCGCCGCTCTGGCTGGCAACGTGCCCAAGGTGCGTGAACTAAACGCCTACCTGGCGCGTCTGAACAAGGCTTTGTTTGTCGAAGCCAATCCTATCCCTGTCAAGTGGGCGTTGGCCGAAATGGGCCACAGCGCACTGGGCTACCGGCTTCCGCTGGTTGAACTGGCAACGCAAAACCACGAAATCGTGCGTCGTGCGCTCCAGGAAACGGGTCTGCTCTAA